A genome region from Chitinophagales bacterium includes the following:
- a CDS encoding ATP-dependent Clp protease adaptor ClpS, which translates to MFTQFEEEVLTEEAVLHTHQLIVHNDNINTFDWVIQALVDICKHSLEQAEQCSLFIHHKGKYAVKRGGFSTLHEMRIAIAERGIGATIEAL; encoded by the coding sequence ATGTTTACACAGTTTGAAGAAGAAGTACTTACCGAAGAAGCCGTATTACACACACACCAGCTCATAGTTCACAACGATAATATCAATACTTTCGATTGGGTAATTCAAGCGTTGGTAGATATTTGCAAACATTCGCTTGAGCAAGCAGAGCAGTGCTCGTTATTCATTCATCATAAGGGAAAATATGCAGTAAAGCGTGGCGGTTTTTCTACCTTGCATGAAATGCGTATTGCTATTGCCGAAAGAGGCATTGGAGCTACCATAGAGGCACTCTAG
- a CDS encoding metallophosphoesterase — protein sequence MKTFSRKDFLVAGGIIGAGLLMPEFLQAQIRTNTSKKRLLRVAHITDVHVQPEGAAPKGMANCLHEIQQLADKPDFIVNTGDAIMDALSKEKSRVKAQWNTWNSVLANENSMEIFHCIGNHDIWGWSGLSARRTDEHYGKQWATEMFGIKNRFYSFDKNGWHFVVLDSMTHVPFGYTAKLDGDQFDWLKEDLARTPQDTFVCILSHIPILSASVFFDGSNVKQGKWKIPGAWMHQDAGKLKNLFLQHKNVKAALSGHIHLIDEVAYNGVNYYCNGAVSGGWWGGNYQEFPPAFCVMNFYDDGSTEREVYYHNWKA from the coding sequence ATGAAAACGTTTTCAAGGAAGGATTTTTTGGTGGCAGGCGGCATCATTGGTGCCGGATTATTGATGCCTGAATTTTTACAGGCGCAAATCCGCACCAATACTTCAAAGAAGCGTTTGCTGCGCGTGGCACATATTACCGATGTGCATGTGCAGCCCGAAGGTGCAGCACCCAAAGGAATGGCTAATTGCCTGCACGAAATTCAGCAATTAGCCGATAAGCCCGATTTTATTGTAAACACCGGAGATGCCATTATGGATGCGCTTTCCAAAGAAAAAAGCAGGGTAAAAGCGCAATGGAATACTTGGAATAGCGTATTGGCAAACGAAAATTCAATGGAAATTTTTCATTGTATCGGTAACCACGATATTTGGGGTTGGAGCGGACTCTCTGCCCGCAGAACCGATGAGCATTACGGAAAACAATGGGCTACCGAAATGTTTGGAATTAAAAACCGCTTTTATTCATTCGATAAAAACGGATGGCATTTTGTAGTGCTGGATAGCATGACACATGTGCCGTTTGGCTATACCGCCAAATTAGATGGCGACCAATTCGATTGGTTAAAAGAAGACCTCGCCCGCACACCGCAAGATACATTTGTTTGTATCCTCAGTCATATCCCAATTCTATCTGCAAGCGTTTTCTTTGATGGCTCTAATGTAAAGCAAGGAAAATGGAAAATTCCGGGAGCGTGGATGCACCAAGATGCAGGTAAACTCAAGAATTTATTTTTGCAACATAAGAATGTAAAAGCTGCTCTGAGTGGGCACATACATTTAATAGACGAAGTGGCCTATAATGGCGTAAACTATTATTGCAATGGCGCAGTTAGTGGCGGCTGGTGGGGTGGTAATTACCAAGAGTTTCCTCCTGCTTTTTGCGTAATGAATTTTTATGACGATGGCTCTACCGAGCGCGAAGTGTATTACCATAACTGGAAAGCATGA
- a CDS encoding gliding motility-associated C-terminal domain-containing protein gives MKLNERSFIQLFFIQLLLLNTLYAQVQDGAMRISLRYEGVWAESGDDVWPDADEFNNEGFVRDYPDLDGQGFFGTGVRSWGNGNFACCGPYSASMPGGSWVKDFTYGTFNSPAFTLTPNGLQTRQVGWEDDCFDCCSGTVVLGVCFASCNACPYGSYRNSYQNPCPCSTGNTCGCTSDDQYCDHQLNNPNYLPFRNAPPYQWTYKGYTQTGNAGYSGGCSGNNVGMSYSTNWTSPCPDTIKATRKNLCEPGYVTITTHGAVFGGDYVWYENGNFLQYSSNSDSFITVYVPSTTTYRVYTRNNGQNSWSYREITITVGQPLINSITATDPTCNGTATGTITVAASGGNGAIQYSNDNGATWQANGNFTALAQGIYFVKVKDSYCTVPPFGVTIQLKDPPLLSSSIAAVTNVLCSGVNSGKVDLSVTGGVPPYSFNWTRNGNPFANTEDLNNISGGNYAVTVTDSKGCVTTQNAAVTQPNAPLSITGNVTNILCNNGASGSIDISVAGGTAPYTYFWSNGAATEDISGLAAGAYNILVTDLNGCQKSAVFVVTAPAPLSVGFVNQQNVNCFGQSTGSVEAVAAGGAGNYGYAWSNGNTGAVLSNVAAAKYYVTVTDANNCTTTDSVVITQNPKYLITLEVIQHVRCFGDSLGSVAISINGGIAPFTFQWTNLNSGGNYGGGEDIYNVPIGTYRVVVADALGCVDSSDYTIAGPQTPLSVGAQGFNVNCYGGSDGSITTQVTGGTPPYQFMWSNLSTQPSISGLVADAYQLTVTDANNCTSITLINITEPQPYSVKDSIIHVTCNGGSNGAIFITNVSGSNGGYVFNWSNADTARNQSNLVAGKYLLTITDNRNCTYTNTYEVLEPSPILSSVAGNNPNCYSNATGFAVVSYSGGIPPYTFAWNTNPVQTGVMAINLYGDSTYVITITDVRGCTKIDSTRLLRPAKVEVSTTPKDVSCFSGDDGLVKISATGGTGIYSYYVNGIYQTDSVYNGLYAGSYTVVVEDNNNCVGSTTFTITQPQAFFVSAGEDKVSLRKEPVTLTAKATSLNGIIGYLWTPKDGLSCDTCAETLAAPDSTTDYVLRVMDGDSCINFDTVRVTVKFAPQSFIPNAFTPNGDGLNDYFNFDILGAKTIEVKIFDRWGNAVYHNPNQPNGTQSKNAWDGTFKGAKVAYENYVYTIKVTFWDETESSYTGTVAVMR, from the coding sequence ATGAAACTCAATGAACGCTCTTTTATACAGCTTTTTTTCATTCAATTATTGCTGCTAAATACTTTGTATGCGCAAGTGCAGGATGGTGCCATGCGCATAAGTTTACGCTACGAAGGCGTGTGGGCAGAAAGTGGAGACGATGTGTGGCCCGATGCCGATGAGTTTAACAACGAAGGTTTTGTGCGCGATTATCCCGATTTAGACGGACAAGGTTTTTTTGGCACAGGCGTGCGTAGTTGGGGCAATGGCAATTTTGCTTGTTGCGGACCATACTCCGCTTCTATGCCGGGAGGCTCTTGGGTAAAAGATTTTACCTATGGCACTTTTAATTCTCCGGCTTTTACATTAACGCCCAATGGTTTGCAAACACGCCAGGTTGGTTGGGAAGATGATTGTTTCGATTGCTGTAGTGGCACGGTGGTATTGGGCGTTTGTTTTGCAAGTTGTAATGCTTGCCCTTATGGTTCGTATAGAAATTCGTACCAAAACCCATGCCCTTGCAGTACGGGAAATACTTGCGGCTGCACTTCCGATGATCAATATTGCGACCACCAGTTAAACAATCCCAACTACTTACCTTTTAGAAATGCACCACCTTACCAATGGACGTATAAAGGATATACTCAAACAGGCAATGCCGGTTACAGTGGTGGCTGCTCCGGAAACAACGTGGGAATGAGTTACAGCACCAACTGGACATCGCCCTGCCCCGATACAATTAAGGCTACCAGAAAAAATTTGTGTGAACCGGGTTATGTAACCATTACAACGCATGGCGCTGTTTTTGGTGGCGATTATGTTTGGTACGAAAATGGAAACTTCCTTCAATACTCTTCAAACAGTGATTCGTTTATTACGGTATATGTACCTTCTACTACAACATATAGAGTGTACACGCGCAACAATGGGCAAAACTCTTGGAGCTATCGCGAAATAACTATTACTGTTGGTCAGCCGCTTATCAATAGTATTACAGCCACCGACCCCACTTGCAATGGCACTGCTACGGGAACTATTACAGTAGCAGCTTCAGGCGGCAATGGTGCTATTCAGTATTCAAACGATAATGGTGCAACCTGGCAAGCCAATGGCAACTTTACAGCATTGGCACAAGGCATTTATTTCGTTAAAGTAAAAGATAGCTATTGTACGGTTCCTCCTTTTGGTGTAACCATTCAGCTAAAAGATCCACCATTGCTAAGTTCCAGCATTGCTGCGGTTACCAATGTTTTATGCAGTGGCGTTAATAGCGGTAAAGTAGATTTGTCGGTTACGGGTGGTGTTCCTCCTTATTCCTTCAATTGGACAAGAAATGGAAACCCATTTGCCAATACCGAAGACCTCAACAACATTAGTGGAGGAAATTATGCTGTAACCGTTACCGATTCAAAAGGTTGTGTTACAACTCAAAATGCGGCAGTTACACAACCAAATGCTCCGCTTAGCATTACCGGAAATGTTACCAATATTTTATGCAATAATGGCGCTTCGGGAAGTATTGATATTTCTGTAGCCGGAGGCACTGCTCCGTACACTTATTTTTGGAGCAATGGTGCTGCAACCGAAGATATTTCGGGGCTTGCTGCGGGAGCATACAATATTTTAGTAACAGACTTAAACGGCTGCCAGAAATCGGCAGTATTTGTGGTAACCGCTCCTGCTCCGCTTAGTGTTGGTTTTGTGAATCAGCAAAACGTAAATTGTTTTGGGCAAAGTACCGGAAGTGTAGAAGCGGTGGCTGCCGGAGGTGCAGGCAATTATGGCTATGCGTGGAGTAATGGCAATACAGGAGCAGTGTTGAGCAATGTTGCTGCTGCAAAATATTATGTAACGGTAACCGATGCCAATAATTGCACCACAACCGATAGTGTTGTAATTACACAGAATCCAAAGTATTTAATTACGTTGGAAGTAATTCAGCATGTACGTTGTTTTGGCGACTCCTTAGGCTCGGTGGCAATTTCTATAAATGGTGGCATTGCGCCATTTACTTTCCAATGGACAAACCTAAACTCCGGAGGTAACTATGGTGGTGGCGAAGATATTTACAACGTACCAATTGGCACTTACCGCGTGGTAGTGGCAGATGCGCTCGGTTGTGTAGATTCTTCGGATTACACTATTGCCGGTCCTCAAACACCGCTTTCTGTTGGTGCGCAAGGCTTTAATGTAAATTGCTATGGTGGCAGCGATGGCTCTATTACCACACAAGTTACGGGAGGCACGCCACCGTATCAGTTTATGTGGAGCAATCTTTCTACTCAGCCAAGCATAAGTGGGCTTGTGGCAGATGCGTATCAATTAACCGTTACGGATGCAAACAATTGCACATCCATTACACTTATCAATATTACCGAGCCGCAGCCGTATAGTGTAAAAGATTCTATTATTCATGTAACATGCAATGGAGGCAGCAATGGCGCTATTTTTATTACAAATGTAAGTGGCAGCAATGGCGGGTATGTATTTAATTGGTCTAATGCCGATACCGCCAGAAACCAAAGCAATTTAGTTGCCGGAAAATACTTGCTAACCATTACCGATAACCGCAATTGTACATACACCAATACTTACGAGGTGTTGGAGCCTTCGCCTATTTTATCTTCGGTGGCGGGCAATAATCCGAATTGCTACAGCAATGCTACGGGCTTTGCTGTGGTAAGTTATAGCGGAGGTATTCCGCCATATACTTTTGCATGGAATACCAACCCTGTGCAAACAGGCGTAATGGCCATAAATTTATATGGCGATTCTACGTATGTAATTACCATTACCGATGTGCGTGGATGTACAAAAATAGATTCTACGCGCTTGTTGCGCCCTGCAAAAGTAGAGGTAAGTACAACACCAAAAGACGTTTCTTGTTTTAGTGGCGATGACGGACTGGTAAAAATAAGTGCTACCGGAGGAACCGGCATTTACAGCTATTATGTAAATGGAATTTATCAAACAGATAGTGTTTACAATGGTTTATATGCAGGCTCATATACCGTAGTGGTAGAAGATAATAATAATTGCGTTGGCTCTACAACCTTTACCATTACTCAGCCGCAAGCATTTTTTGTAAGTGCAGGCGAAGACAAAGTTTCGTTGCGAAAAGAGCCTGTAACACTAACGGCAAAAGCCACTTCGCTCAATGGAATAATTGGCTATTTGTGGACTCCAAAAGATGGTTTAAGCTGCGATACTTGTGCTGAAACTTTGGCAGCACCGGATTCTACTACAGATTATGTGTTGCGCGTAATGGATGGCGATAGCTGCATCAATTTCGATACGGTTCGGGTTACCGTTAAGTTTGCTCCGCAATCGTTTATTCCTAATGCGTTTACTCCTAATGGCGATGGATTAAACGATTATTTCAATTTCGATATTTTGGGAGCAAAAACCATTGAGGTTAAAATTTTTGACCGTTGGGGAAATGCAGTGTACCACAATCCAAACCAACCGAATGGAACACAAAGCAAAAATGCTTGGGATGGAACATTTAAAGGTGCAAAAGTTGCGTACGAGAATTATGTTTACACCATAAAAGTTACCTTCTGGGACGAAACAGAAAGTTCTTACACCGGAACGGTAGCAGTAATGCGATAA
- a CDS encoding DUF423 domain-containing protein, translating to MKNIFVLACLSGALAVALGAFGAHGLKPHLDTYQTDIYNKAVLYQFIHTLIIAIISWHSSERKIVLPAMLFLAGIVLFSGSLYLLATAHLTGISKMLLGPITPIGGLCFIAGWISLAMLPAASKGKQ from the coding sequence ATGAAAAATATTTTTGTATTGGCTTGCCTATCGGGCGCATTGGCAGTGGCTTTGGGTGCATTTGGTGCTCATGGTTTAAAGCCACATTTAGATACGTACCAAACTGATATATACAATAAGGCGGTTTTGTATCAATTTATACATACACTCATTATTGCAATTATTTCGTGGCACAGCAGCGAGCGCAAAATTGTATTGCCTGCTATGTTGTTTTTGGCAGGTATAGTGCTGTTTAGCGGATCGTTGTATTTATTGGCAACGGCTCACCTTACAGGCATTTCTAAAATGCTGCTTGGACCTATAACGCCTATTGGCGGCTTATGCTTTATTGCCGGGTGGATAAGTCTTGCAATGCTTCCAGCTGCCAGTAAAGGAAAGCAGTAA
- a CDS encoding phytanoyl-CoA dioxygenase family protein: protein MKTIFKDQEKQQFFEREGYVTFPLLNKEEVAELYALYASLNLETSKRAGFHVVMDNSNKEMVRQVRNKIWEVALPRFNEHLQNYKSHVATFAIKEVSDTGITPPHMDWSFAENEQDGYFSTSCWIALMDMNAENGCMSVVRGGSHHIFKNYRPSPSPQIKVPLDNLIFDIFPYTKIIEMKAGEVLIFDNRTFHASPPNTSNTARVAAGVAITQKDANLVHYYLKPDGTEKTVLKYNIDEEFFMKYSNADLSKLYDEGKLIEGYGTPTELPYEFVKYTPSEMVDMLKAAGNVYDDVLANRLATLFGFNKN, encoded by the coding sequence ATGAAAACGATTTTTAAAGATCAAGAAAAACAACAGTTTTTTGAAAGAGAAGGCTATGTTACTTTTCCCTTGCTCAACAAAGAAGAAGTAGCAGAATTGTATGCGCTGTACGCTTCGCTCAATCTTGAAACATCTAAGCGGGCAGGCTTTCATGTGGTAATGGATAATAGCAATAAAGAAATGGTGCGCCAGGTGCGCAATAAAATTTGGGAAGTAGCGCTGCCTCGTTTCAACGAGCATTTACAAAACTATAAATCGCATGTGGCCACCTTTGCCATAAAGGAAGTAAGCGATACAGGTATTACACCTCCACACATGGATTGGAGTTTTGCAGAGAATGAACAAGATGGCTATTTTTCTACCAGTTGCTGGATTGCTTTAATGGATATGAATGCCGAAAATGGCTGCATGAGTGTGGTGCGCGGAGGCAGCCACCATATTTTTAAAAACTATCGCCCTTCGCCTTCGCCACAAATTAAAGTGCCGTTAGATAACCTAATCTTCGATATTTTTCCCTACACCAAAATCATTGAAATGAAAGCCGGAGAGGTGCTTATTTTCGATAACCGCACATTCCATGCTTCGCCACCCAATACATCCAATACTGCGCGTGTAGCCGCAGGTGTGGCCATTACTCAAAAAGATGCCAATTTGGTGCACTATTACTTAAAACCCGATGGCACCGAAAAAACTGTTTTAAAGTATAATATAGACGAAGAGTTCTTTATGAAATACAGCAATGCAGACCTCTCCAAATTATACGATGAAGGCAAACTGATTGAAGGCTATGGCACACCCACCGAACTGCCTTACGAGTTTGTAAAATATACGCCATCCGAAATGGTAGATATGCTAAAAGCCGCAGGCAATGTGTACGATGATGTTTTGGCTAATCGCCTAGCAACGCTTTTCGGCTTCAATAAAAATTAG
- a CDS encoding SAM-dependent methyltransferase has translation MATGKLYLIPCLLGGEDTSILPDFNKKQLQEITVFAVENLRSARRFLRSVGYTKNFDTEVLLFEFDKHHTVQNFNAILQQLKQGKHAGIISEAGNPCIADPGFELVAKAHQQKIEVVPLVGPSSILLALIASGFSGQQFTFHGYLPIENNDRSKKLRQIESDMLHAGITQIFMETPYRNQKLAEQLVQILHPETKLCIAADLTLPTQTIATQKIADWKKNMPNLHKRYVMFLVGQ, from the coding sequence ATGGCAACAGGAAAACTCTATTTAATTCCCTGCCTTTTAGGTGGTGAAGACACTTCTATACTTCCCGATTTTAATAAAAAACAACTCCAAGAAATTACCGTTTTTGCCGTAGAAAATTTAAGAAGTGCCAGACGTTTTTTGCGCAGTGTGGGCTACACTAAAAATTTTGATACCGAGGTGCTATTGTTTGAATTCGACAAACACCACACTGTTCAAAATTTTAATGCCATTTTACAACAACTTAAACAAGGTAAACATGCCGGCATTATTAGCGAAGCAGGCAATCCTTGCATTGCCGATCCGGGCTTTGAACTGGTAGCAAAAGCCCACCAACAAAAAATAGAAGTGGTGCCGCTGGTGGGGCCCAGCTCTATTTTACTGGCATTGATTGCTTCGGGCTTTAGCGGACAGCAATTTACTTTTCATGGTTATTTACCCATAGAAAACAACGACCGAAGCAAAAAACTACGGCAAATAGAAAGCGATATGCTACATGCTGGCATTACCCAAATTTTTATGGAAACGCCTTATCGCAACCAAAAACTGGCAGAGCAACTAGTGCAAATACTACACCCCGAAACTAAACTCTGCATTGCTGCCGATTTAACGCTGCCTACGCAAACTATTGCTACTCAAAAAATTGCCGATTGGAAAAAAAACATGCCCAACCTGCATAAGCGCTATGTTATGTTTTTGGTTGGGCAGTAA
- the lptC gene encoding LPS export ABC transporter periplasmic protein LptC translates to MVSFSNKIRCGGGTFFLQPFYAILLLLLWCAACKNNVDEAKKITLRTNTSIEKATKVEIVFSERGINRIVANAPELLRYAVEKPYMEFQKGIEMKFFNGNKVESTMKANYATAQEGNKLMVARNNVVVVNDKGETLHTEELIWDEEKEIIYSNAFVKISTKDEIIMGTGMTANQNFTNYVIKNISGIIKVKQSEQP, encoded by the coding sequence ATGGTGAGTTTTAGCAATAAAATACGCTGTGGTGGAGGCACGTTTTTTCTGCAGCCATTTTATGCCATTTTGCTACTACTTTTATGGTGTGCTGCCTGCAAAAACAATGTGGACGAAGCCAAGAAAATTACACTCCGCACCAACACTTCTATTGAAAAAGCCACCAAGGTTGAAATTGTGTTTTCTGAACGCGGCATCAACCGTATTGTAGCCAATGCACCGGAACTATTGCGCTATGCCGTAGAAAAACCGTATATGGAATTTCAAAAAGGCATAGAAATGAAATTCTTTAACGGCAACAAGGTAGAAAGCACCATGAAAGCCAACTACGCCACCGCACAAGAAGGCAACAAACTGATGGTTGCCCGAAACAATGTGGTGGTAGTAAACGATAAGGGAGAAACCCTCCACACCGAAGAACTCATTTGGGACGAAGAAAAAGAGATTATTTACAGCAATGCTTTTGTAAAGATTTCTACCAAAGACGAAATTATTATGGGCACCGGCATGACCGCCAACCAGAACTTCACCAACTATGTTATTAAAAACATTTCGGGCATTATTAAAGTAAAACAAAGCGAGCAACCATAA